One window of the Mycobacterium xenopi genome contains the following:
- a CDS encoding polyketide synthase, giving the protein MSDQQSAALPGDTDPIVIIGMAVEAPGDIDTAEAYWALLSQQREALGPFPTDRGWPIRDLLAGSCRDGFKKIHDSGGFLTGAATFDPAFFGISPREATTMDPQQRVALRVAWRALENSGINPDDLAGQNVGCYVGASPTGYGPDMAEFSRHSGHLITGTALSVVSGRIAYTLGLAGPALTVDCSCSSALAALHVAVQSLRTGDCDMALTGGVCVMGSPGYFVEFSKQHALSDDGHCRPYSARPSGTVWAEGAAMFVLQRKSDATRDGRRIVGEIRASAVNQDGRSAGLSAPSAAAQTRLLRRAMAQAGLHPDDVAMVEGHGTGTQIGDRIELHSLSQTYGDTEPGRGALLGSVKSNVGHAQAAAGGLGLAKVLVSAEHGAVPATLHADEPSREIDWESQGLRLARTLTPWPEVDGQRIAAVSAFGISGTNAHVIVSVPAVA; this is encoded by the coding sequence ATGTCTGATCAGCAGTCCGCTGCCTTGCCCGGCGACACCGATCCGATCGTCATCATCGGTATGGCCGTCGAGGCACCCGGCGACATCGACACCGCGGAAGCCTATTGGGCGTTGTTGTCTCAGCAACGGGAGGCACTTGGCCCGTTCCCCACCGACCGGGGCTGGCCGATCCGCGACCTGCTGGCCGGGTCATGTCGCGACGGCTTCAAGAAAATCCACGACAGCGGTGGATTTCTCACCGGCGCAGCCACTTTCGATCCGGCGTTCTTCGGCATCTCACCGCGAGAGGCAACCACGATGGACCCGCAGCAGCGGGTGGCGCTGCGGGTTGCCTGGCGTGCGCTAGAGAACAGCGGCATCAATCCGGACGACCTGGCAGGGCAGAACGTGGGCTGCTATGTCGGTGCTTCCCCCACCGGATACGGGCCGGACATGGCCGAATTCTCCCGGCACAGCGGTCATCTGATCACCGGAACCGCGTTGAGCGTGGTGTCCGGCCGGATTGCGTACACGCTCGGGTTGGCCGGTCCGGCGTTGACCGTCGACTGCTCCTGCTCTTCCGCGCTGGCCGCGTTGCACGTCGCCGTGCAGTCGCTGCGGACCGGTGACTGCGACATGGCGCTGACCGGTGGGGTGTGCGTGATGGGATCGCCTGGATACTTCGTGGAGTTCTCCAAACAGCACGCCTTGTCCGACGACGGCCACTGCCGGCCCTACAGTGCCCGCCCCAGCGGCACGGTATGGGCTGAAGGTGCGGCGATGTTTGTGCTGCAACGTAAATCGGACGCGACGCGGGATGGCAGGCGGATTGTCGGCGAAATCAGGGCCAGCGCAGTGAACCAGGACGGACGAAGCGCCGGGCTCAGCGCTCCCAGCGCCGCAGCGCAGACCCGCCTGCTTCGGCGCGCGATGGCCCAGGCCGGGCTGCACCCCGACGACGTCGCGATGGTCGAGGGGCACGGCACCGGGACGCAGATCGGGGATCGCATCGAGTTGCACTCGCTGTCGCAGACTTACGGTGACACCGAGCCCGGGCGCGGCGCGTTGCTGGGCTCGGTGAAGTCCAATGTGGGCCACGCGCAAGCTGCGGCAGGAGGTCTGGGGCTGGCCAAGGTGCTGGTTTCAGCCGAACACGGCGCCGTTCCGGCTACCCTGCACGCCGACGAACCCAGCCGCGAAATCGATTGGGAAAGCCAGGGATTACGTCTGGCGCGGACACTGACGCCGTGGCCCGAGGTGGATGGGCAGCGGATCGCGGCGGTGTCGGCGTTCGGGATCAGCGGCACCAACGCACACGTGATCGTATCGGTCCCGGCGGTGGCGTGA
- a CDS encoding thioesterase II family protein encodes MTVDNVQRVPDAFAAWIKYFPGRDRRACPGATVVFPHAGASAASYRRLALALAAGADTFVVQYPQRAERINDPPAETVHDLARDLFEAGPWQRVTPLRLFGHSMGAVVAFEFARVAEQRGVPVQKLWVSSGPVPSAVAGLPELPTSGPELLADLTDLGGTDPQLLADEEFAELVTIAARSDYAVLNRYHCPAGVRIRGDIHAVAGRHDHRVDIRSLREWAAHTEGAFTLSLFDGGHFYVNQHIDALANRVITDV; translated from the coding sequence ATGACCGTCGATAACGTCCAGCGGGTGCCGGACGCGTTCGCGGCCTGGATCAAGTACTTCCCGGGCCGGGACCGCCGGGCATGCCCCGGTGCCACCGTGGTTTTCCCGCACGCCGGCGCGTCCGCGGCCAGCTATCGACGGTTGGCGTTGGCGTTGGCGGCCGGCGCGGACACGTTCGTCGTCCAATACCCGCAGCGGGCCGAACGCATCAACGACCCCCCGGCCGAAACCGTGCACGACCTGGCCCGCGACCTGTTCGAGGCCGGGCCGTGGCAGCGGGTCACGCCGCTGCGGCTATTCGGCCACAGCATGGGGGCGGTCGTGGCCTTCGAATTCGCCCGGGTCGCCGAACAGCGCGGCGTGCCCGTGCAAAAACTGTGGGTGTCCTCGGGCCCGGTGCCATCCGCGGTCGCCGGGCTGCCCGAGCTGCCGACCAGCGGTCCGGAGTTGCTCGCCGATCTGACCGACCTGGGCGGGACCGACCCGCAGCTGCTCGCCGACGAAGAGTTCGCCGAGCTGGTGACCATCGCGGCCCGCAGCGACTACGCGGTGCTCAACCGATACCACTGCCCGGCAGGCGTGCGGATCCGCGGTGACATCCACGCCGTCGCCGGCCGCCATGACCACCGCGTCGACATCCGCTCGCTTCGGGAGTGGGCCGCCCACACCGAGGGTGCGTTCACGTTGTCGCTCTTCGACGGCGGGCACTTCTACGTCAACCAGCACATCGACGCTTTGGCAAATCGAGTCATCACCGATGTCTGA
- the mbtD gene encoding mycobactin polyketide synthase MbtD: MSALILPDGRIPVLLSAHEPDLVGRDAAAILRYVQRLEPGVPAVAATLLRLRRVRRHRAVVRAADRAELAAALSKLADGDEHPLVATSSIAACPRIAFVCPGQGNQWPSMGADAYRQLPAYRAEADNCAAAFVAAGHSSPLPYLLGGAEQDWAQIQIQSAQFTHCVSLAQVWRSYGILPTVTVGHSLGEVAAAYLAGVISLSDAVAIVAARAAVVDQLPGRYGMAALGVGVDEAARLIGETAGWLEVSAVNGPSSTVVSGDRDAIEAVVGLAEQRGAFARAIDVDYPGHTSALAPLRDKFSELLPAAQFLDAPVEFVSSACGKVIGAGADFNDYWCQNLCNTVRFDRAVTAASERGVDAFVELSAHPSLLAALADLVDESAVIVGSGRRDEPIAGQLSANIAAMAVADRGYRWGDLAGVDDLPPLSGFPNAPMKAIHLWAKREPLPPVPGSVVTVAAERWQSRRTPRPSNVRRRRIAILKPAITDTPLPRRLADAVAAHQDCELAGVDDAEIVVAIAPALLGHDVRAAAAEITARPDMVLPDYASAVGRSGRSVWLVTVAGEQVEPGDPVGLPAQAALAAMHRSVGFEYPDHRFAHLDLPSPDIDADTARACVDLVLSDAVEVAVRGSRCYARTLVECRDSVSERALGTAALDNVVITGGSGVIGRRYARHCIEHGARRLTLLSRKGLSSAQLDCLADGYAAEVHAPRCDITNRDALSAVAAEYAGDGASLLVHAAGAASFAPHDQITSADLDQVFAARITGLASMVELWPLRPNSRVLLCSSVSGVWGGHSHVAYAGSNRMLDVLAGQLRATGLDCTAMRWGLWRGTEIGGADEIARVERSGLVAMDPDAAITASLRHRGDDPIILAADFDRLRVFFETRGMPMPFTAPSQEAQPVADSDGPEDRPVAEVVRAELAAALSLPEPASVDLGAALIDLGVDSLLALDLRKRLRRRTGRSVPLARLLGGITGTELIDALQPGSQPKPPPAAAEVIETGKG, translated from the coding sequence ATGTCGGCGTTGATATTGCCCGACGGCCGCATTCCTGTGCTGCTCAGCGCGCACGAACCAGATTTGGTCGGTCGGGATGCGGCGGCGATCCTTCGGTACGTGCAACGGCTTGAGCCCGGCGTACCCGCGGTGGCTGCCACGTTGCTACGGCTCCGGCGGGTGCGCCGCCACCGTGCGGTGGTGCGAGCAGCCGATCGCGCCGAGTTGGCCGCGGCACTGAGCAAACTGGCCGACGGTGACGAGCATCCGCTGGTCGCCACATCGTCGATAGCCGCCTGTCCGCGAATCGCGTTCGTGTGCCCCGGTCAGGGCAACCAGTGGCCGTCGATGGGTGCCGACGCCTATCGGCAGCTTCCGGCCTACCGGGCCGAGGCCGACAATTGCGCGGCGGCGTTCGTCGCGGCCGGACATTCCTCGCCACTGCCCTACCTACTCGGTGGCGCCGAGCAGGATTGGGCGCAGATCCAAATCCAAAGTGCCCAGTTCACCCACTGCGTCAGCCTGGCCCAAGTGTGGCGATCCTACGGAATACTGCCCACCGTCACGGTGGGACATAGCCTGGGCGAGGTGGCCGCAGCCTACCTGGCTGGTGTGATCTCCCTGTCGGATGCGGTTGCGATCGTGGCCGCCCGCGCCGCCGTCGTCGACCAGTTGCCGGGACGCTACGGCATGGCGGCGTTAGGAGTCGGTGTCGACGAGGCCGCTCGGCTGATCGGCGAAACGGCGGGCTGGCTGGAAGTCTCGGCGGTGAACGGACCGTCCTCGACCGTGGTTTCCGGTGACCGTGACGCCATCGAGGCTGTCGTTGGACTGGCCGAGCAGCGCGGTGCCTTCGCCCGCGCCATCGACGTCGACTACCCGGGGCACACTAGTGCGCTGGCACCCTTGCGGGACAAGTTCTCAGAGTTGCTGCCCGCGGCGCAATTCCTTGATGCGCCGGTAGAATTCGTCAGCTCTGCATGCGGGAAGGTGATTGGCGCCGGGGCCGACTTCAACGACTACTGGTGTCAAAACCTTTGCAACACGGTGCGGTTCGACCGGGCGGTGACCGCGGCTAGCGAACGCGGCGTCGACGCGTTCGTCGAACTGTCGGCGCACCCGTCGCTGCTGGCTGCCCTGGCCGACTTGGTCGACGAGTCGGCCGTGATCGTTGGCTCTGGGCGCCGCGACGAGCCCATTGCCGGCCAGCTTTCCGCCAACATCGCCGCGATGGCGGTCGCCGACCGCGGATACCGGTGGGGCGATTTGGCCGGTGTCGACGACCTCCCGCCACTGTCCGGATTCCCGAACGCGCCGATGAAGGCGATACACCTGTGGGCCAAGCGAGAACCGCTGCCGCCGGTTCCAGGATCGGTGGTGACCGTGGCCGCTGAACGCTGGCAGTCGCGGCGCACGCCGCGGCCGAGCAACGTGAGGCGGCGGCGCATCGCGATTCTTAAGCCCGCGATAACCGACACACCCTTACCTCGTCGTCTCGCCGACGCTGTTGCGGCTCACCAAGATTGCGAGCTGGCAGGCGTCGACGATGCAGAGATCGTCGTCGCGATTGCCCCCGCTCTGCTCGGACATGACGTGCGGGCCGCGGCGGCCGAGATCACCGCGCGCCCCGACATGGTGCTGCCCGACTACGCCAGCGCCGTCGGGCGAAGCGGCCGCAGTGTCTGGCTGGTCACTGTCGCCGGCGAGCAGGTCGAACCGGGCGATCCGGTCGGTCTGCCGGCGCAGGCGGCATTGGCTGCCATGCACCGCAGTGTCGGGTTCGAGTATCCCGACCACAGGTTCGCGCATCTGGACCTGCCGTCGCCTGATATCGACGCTGACACTGCGCGGGCCTGCGTCGACCTGGTGCTCAGCGACGCCGTCGAGGTGGCCGTGCGCGGCAGCCGCTGCTATGCCCGAACGCTGGTCGAGTGTCGTGATTCGGTTTCGGAGCGCGCGCTCGGTACGGCGGCGCTGGACAATGTGGTGATCACCGGCGGCAGCGGAGTCATTGGTCGCCGGTATGCCCGCCACTGCATCGAGCATGGCGCGCGAAGGCTGACCTTGTTGAGCCGCAAGGGCTTAAGCTCCGCTCAGCTCGACTGCTTGGCCGATGGCTACGCCGCGGAAGTGCACGCCCCGAGGTGCGACATCACCAATCGCGACGCGCTGTCCGCTGTTGCTGCCGAATACGCCGGTGACGGCGCGTCGCTGCTGGTCCACGCCGCCGGTGCAGCCAGTTTCGCGCCGCACGACCAGATCACGAGCGCAGATCTGGATCAGGTTTTCGCCGCGCGAATAACCGGGCTGGCCTCGATGGTGGAGTTGTGGCCGTTACGCCCGAACTCACGAGTCCTGTTGTGTTCCTCGGTATCTGGAGTTTGGGGTGGCCATTCGCACGTCGCGTACGCCGGGTCCAATCGAATGCTCGACGTGCTCGCCGGTCAATTGCGGGCCACTGGCCTGGATTGCACGGCGATGCGGTGGGGATTGTGGCGGGGCACCGAGATCGGCGGTGCCGACGAAATCGCCCGTGTCGAGCGGTCCGGTCTGGTCGCGATGGATCCCGACGCGGCGATCACCGCAAGCCTGCGCCACCGCGGCGACGATCCGATCATCCTGGCCGCCGACTTCGACCGGTTGCGGGTGTTCTTTGAAACACGGGGCATGCCAATGCCGTTCACCGCACCAAGCCAGGAAGCGCAGCCGGTGGCCGACAGCGATGGACCCGAAGACAGGCCGGTCGCCGAGGTGGTGCGCGCGGAGCTGGCCGCGGCGTTGAGCCTGCCCGAGCCAGCTTCTGTCGACTTGGGCGCGGCGCTGATCGACCTGGGGGTGGATTCGCTGCTGGCACTCGACCTGCGCAAGCGGCTGCGCCGCCGCACCGGCCGCTCGGTTCCGCTGGCCAGGCTCCTCGGCGGCATCACCGGCACCGAGCTGATCGACGCTTTGCAGCCAGGGTCACAGCCCAAGCCGCCACCGGCGGCTGCAGAAGTGATAGAGACCGGAAAGGGTTGA